A genome region from Scleropages formosus chromosome 6, fSclFor1.1, whole genome shotgun sequence includes the following:
- the anapc2 gene encoding anaphase-promoting complex subunit 2, with protein sequence MMMMDSLPAAWDSVTSALMSPMSSCTLSEEALSEALDLLSGHSLAQCVEGWLLETMQVRLTAAVAPEFWAGLEQPENEVEERDRARVLLRAFRTLLVRLEPFLGGLERLGTWQEEGRGGLSGPGSRGLRERALSVIRAVLLFSPPAVLQDRVLEFYSRTFAVHMSREGETEGETEERAHPSDGGLCSGCAVPVEECWCQEALEQLEELSHILSRLQLLERVSSEAVTNILHRLIEQRMEQRCRGEYENSFLSDFQEWLEHVLGWLSRVFVSEAGGSSVRAALGSPTGQPGNTVLQRWRCHMHQFFCRIYVNMRIEELFSIIRDFPESKPAIEDLKFCLERTNQRQQLLTSLKSAFETRLLHPGVHTSDIITVYISAIKALRELDPSMVILQVACQPIRKYLRTREDTVRQIVASLTGDTEGCSDLANELSRTDPVTLETQDSEDEGSDPEEWTPDPTDAITDKTGSKRRSSDIISLLVSIYGSKEIFIDEYRTVLADRLLHQLNYNTAREIRNVELLKLRFGESHMHYCEVMLKDVADSRRINANIREEESRLPEEEQPPLALSAMILSSEFWPTLKEEKLELPPLASKAMEVYTHRYEKLKAMRTLSWKPHLGSVTLDIELEDRTLTNLSVSPIHAAIILHFQDKSSWSLEELSTVLGVPQEMVRRKLTLWQQQGVLREEAGGRYTVVETCASRERPERSVLLIDSDEEGDSNTTTQSEQREEKLQLFWAYIQAMLTNLETMTLERIHSMLRMFVATGPVVTEMDVNELQAFLQKKVRDHQLIVSGGVYRLPKSSH encoded by the exons atgatgatgatggactcGCTTCCTGCAGCTTGGGATTCTGTCACGTCGGCGCTG ATGTCCCCGATGTCCTCCTGCACTCTTTCAGAGGAGGCTCTCTCAGAGGCGCTGGACCTGCTCTCGGGTCACAGCCTAGCACAGTGTGTGGAGGGCTGGCTCCTGGAGACCATGCAGGTGCGACTGACTGCTGCCGTGGCCCCCGAATTCTGGGCAGGTTTGGAGCAGCCGGAGAATGAGGTGGAGGAGAGGGACCGGGCTAGGGTGCTCCTCAGGGCATTTCGAACCCTCCTGGTCCGGCTGGAGCCTTTCCTAG GAGGGCTGGAGCGACTGGGGACTTGGCAGGAAGAAGGCCGGGGGGGACTGAGTGGCCCCGGGTCTCGTGGCCTCCGGGAGAGGGCCCTGTCCGTCATCcgtgcagtcctgctcttctcacctccagctgtgcttCAGGATCGAGTGTTGGAATTTTACAGCCGCACGTTTGCTGTGCACATGAGCCGGGAGGGTGAAACAGAAGGGGAGACCGAGGAGAGAGCCCACCCCTCAGATGGAGGCCTCTGTTCAGGGTGTGCTGTGCCAGTGGAAGAATGCTGGTGTCAGGAGGCCCTGGAACAGCTGGAGGAGCTAAGCCACATACT CTCCAGACTGCAACTCCTGGAGAGAGTGAGCTCAGAGGCAGTCACTAATATCCTCCACCGGCTCATCGAGCAGAGGATGGAGCAGCGCTGCAGGGGAGAGTACGAGAATTCCTTCCTGTCTGACTTCCAGGAG TGGTTGGAACATGTGCTGGGCTGGCTGAGCAGGGTATTTGTGAGTGAGGCAGGAGGTTCAAGTGTCAGAGCTGCATTAGGCAGTCCAACAGGCCAGCCAGGCAACACGGTCCTGCAACGCTGGAGATGCCACATGCACCAGTTCTTCTGCAGGATCTATGTCAACATGCGGATCGAGGAGCTCTTCAGCATCATCCGTG ATTTCCCTGAATCCAAGCCCGCCATTGAAGATCTAAAGTTCTGTTTAGAACGAACCAATCAGAGACAGCAGTTGCTTACCTCTTTGAAATCCGCCTTCGAGACGCGTCTCCTTCACCCAG GGGTGCACACATCTGACATCATCACTGTGTACATCTCAGCCATCAAGGCCCTGCGGGAGCTTGACCCTTCGATGGTCATCTTGCAGGTGGCGTGTCAGCCAATCCGCAAGTACCTCAG GACACGGGAGGACACTGTGCGCCAAATTGTGGCGAGCCTTacaggggacacagaagggtGCAGCGACCTTGCTAACGAGCTCTCCCGCACCGATCCCGTCACCCTGGAGACGCAGGACAGCGAGGACGAAGGGAGTGACCCCGAGGAGTGGACCCCTGACCCGACAGATGCTATCACAG ACAAAACAGGCTCAAAGCGCCGCTCGTCTGACATCATCAGTCTCCTTGTCAGCATCTATGGCAGTAAAGAGATCTTTATAGATGAATACCGGACCGTTCTGGCAGACCGGCTTCTCCATCAGCTGAACTACAACACAGCCag GGAGATCCGTAATGTGGAGCTGCTGAAGCTCAGGTTTGGCGAGTCACACATGCACTACTGCGAGGTCATGCTGAAG GATGTGGCAGACTCAAGGAGGATCAATGCCAACATCCGTGAGGAGGAGTCACGCCTCCCAGAGGAGGAGCAGCCACCCTTGGCCCTGTCAGCCATGATCCTCTCCTCCGAGTTCTGGCCCACGCTGAAGGAGGAGAAACTGGAACTCCCCCCACTGGCCTCAAAAGCCATGGAAGTGTACACTCACCGCTACGAGAAACTGAAG GCCATGCGGACCCTCAGCTGGAAGCCTCATCTCGGATCAGTCACGCTGGACATAGAACTGGAGGACCGCACCCTAACAAATCTGTCTGTGTCGCCCATCCATGCGGCCATCATCCTACACTTTCAGGACAAGA GCTCCTGGTCCCTGGAGGAGCTCAGCACAGTGCTTGGTGTGCCCCAGGAAATGGTGCGCAGAAAACTGACCCTATGGCAGCAGCAAGGGGTGTTGCGGGAAGAGGCAGGGGGTCGGTACACCGTTGTCGAGACTTGTGCCTCGAGAGAGCGACCTGAGAGGAGCGTGCTGCTGATCGACAGCGATGAGGAGGGCGACTCGAACACCACCACACAAtcagagcagagagaggagaagCTCCAG CTCTTCTGGGCTTACATCCAGGCCATGCTAACCAACCTGGAAACCATGACTCTGGAGCGGATCCACTCCATGCTGCGCATGTTTGTAGCCACAGGGCCTGTGGTGACTGAAATGGACGTCAATGAGCTACAGGcctttctgcagaaaaaagtgCGAGATCACCAGCTCATTGTGTCTGGGGGTGTCTATAGGCTACCAAAGTCATCACACTGA
- the ssna1 gene encoding microtubule nucleation factor SSNA1, translating to MMSKQGAALQTYNNELVKCIEELCSKRDEVNRQVQQEEEEKARLQHDIRILTEKLSRVNESLARRLASRAELDRTIAETEAAYMKILESSQALLSVLKKETGNLARATDPRGVHKDH from the exons ATGATGAGCAAGCAAGGCGCCGCTCTTCAGACCTACAACAACGAGCTCGTCAAGT GCATTGAGGAGCTGTGCTCTAAACGGGACGAGGTGAACCGGCAGGTccaacaggaggaggaggagaaggccAGACTGCAGCATGACATCCGCATCCTGACTGAAAAGCTGAGCCGGGTCAACGAGAGTCTGGCCCGGCGCCTGGCCTCCCGTGCCGAACTTGACCGCACCATCGCAGAGACTGAAGCCGCCTACATGAAG ATCCTGGAGAGCTCTCAGGCCCTACTCAGCGTACTCAAGAAGGAGACAGGCAACCTTGCCAGGGCCACCGACCCCCGAGGGGTCCACAAGGACCACTAG